One segment of Sulfobacillus thermosulfidooxidans DSM 9293 DNA contains the following:
- the rplL gene encoding 50S ribosomal protein L7/L12, whose protein sequence is MAKVEEIIASVKEMNVLELSQLVKALEEEFGVTAAAPVAVAAAPAAGGAAAPAQEEAEQTEFDVILTSAGDKKVQVIKAVRELTGLSLTEAKALVDGAPKPVKEKISKADAEAAKAKLEEAGATAQIK, encoded by the coding sequence ATGGCGAAGGTTGAAGAAATTATTGCAAGCGTAAAAGAGATGAATGTGTTAGAATTATCTCAGTTAGTGAAGGCCTTGGAAGAAGAATTCGGTGTAACCGCAGCGGCTCCGGTTGCTGTTGCCGCAGCTCCGGCAGCGGGTGGAGCAGCAGCACCAGCTCAAGAAGAAGCTGAGCAAACCGAATTTGATGTCATTCTAACCTCGGCTGGTGACAAAAAAGTCCAGGTTATTAAGGCAGTCCGCGAATTAACAGGATTGTCGCTGACGGAAGCTAAAGCCCTTGTGGATGGAGCACCCAAGCCAGTTAAGGAGAAGATTTCGAAAGCGGATGCCGAAGCAGCCAAAGCGAAATTGGAAGAAGCAGGAGCTACTGCTCAGATCAAATAA
- the rplJ gene encoding 50S ribosomal protein L10, whose translation MPTPQKAQIIEETREELEGSSSAVLANYRGLTVQQLNQLRENLRKGGVTLRVIKNTLIKRAADEVGIEGLEPYLEGPTAVAFSHDDPVAAAKLMTQAAREFRKIEIKAGILGKRAIAAQEVRNLAELPSREVLLGKLVGTLNAPIQQLVWVLNAPLTNLARALDQIRQQKEQA comes from the coding sequence ATGCCAACACCGCAAAAAGCTCAAATCATCGAAGAAACGCGTGAGGAACTCGAAGGCTCGTCCTCGGCGGTTTTAGCCAATTACCGCGGATTAACCGTACAACAGCTCAATCAATTACGTGAGAACTTACGTAAGGGTGGCGTAACCCTCCGGGTTATCAAAAATACGCTCATTAAGCGTGCGGCTGATGAAGTGGGAATTGAAGGATTGGAACCGTATCTTGAGGGACCAACGGCCGTGGCGTTCTCTCATGATGATCCAGTAGCTGCGGCAAAGTTGATGACACAAGCAGCGCGCGAATTTCGCAAAATCGAGATTAAGGCCGGAATTTTGGGGAAACGTGCCATTGCGGCTCAAGAAGTGCGGAATTTGGCTGAACTGCCGTCCCGCGAAGTGTTGTTAGGCAAGTTGGTTGGTACATTAAATGCACCTATTCAGCAATTGGTTTGGGTGTTAAATGCGCCATTGACCAATTTGGCACGGGCTTTGGATCAGATTCGGCAACAAAAGGAACAGGCTTAA